The sequence below is a genomic window from Sander lucioperca isolate FBNREF2018 chromosome 10, SLUC_FBN_1.2, whole genome shotgun sequence.
CTGTGGGTTAATCACAATATTAAACCGTATCAACAAAATCTGCAATCAACACCATCTCTGTACCTGTTACAGACAATCCATGGACTGCAGTCGATGTTCTCTCAGTTATACTATTCATCACTTGACAGGTGTAGCTGCCACTGTCAGAGAGTTTAGTGTTGTCTTTAGTGAACTCAGCAGAATTATGTATCTCTGTCCCATTCAGTTTCCAGGTGTAAGTAGCAGATGGTGTGGAATCAGCAGAGCAGGTTAATGTGAAGGACTCCCCCACATGTATCTCACTTGGACCTGTGATTTTAACATGTTCTGGGCCATCtgaaaaaacaatatttgaatGTTCttacagcagcacaaataaTGAAGAATATAAAAACTTGTTCAATAATTGATAGGGGTGGGACGAGACACCCAGCTCACGAGacgagacacgagattgggttcacaGGATCAAgacaagattttaacactatttttacagaaaacttcaatgaagaaataagacTGGAAAAGTAGTCCTTTTATTCAAttgaaagtcacaaaatgaaaaacgagCACTGAAtggttttgccacaaactcaaatgaCTGGCTTCGTAgttgtcctcaatttaggttatcctgtacgtctcatctccggttattcctgcatccaccgtgtgtttgtgtgtgtgtgtgtgtgcgcgcgtcagtCACGGGGGAAACTAAGCAGCAGCCCCTCCCACTGCAGAGAgctgacaggattgaaacagcagcagctttcagagactttagagtgaaaaaaacgttacagcgtacattgatgttaaaatgtatacaggttggctggacggtctgaaatgttttgtttttcgctatacgttttgttggtaaatgtgagatgttcgagtcacacacatctcgtcttcatatcaaacaaggaaatgaatttggcaacgtacgtgtgttacgtcaacccgttctcactcctgcttggtcagtggctctcagagtcacatactgatacAAAGTCATATCAATATCACATACTGTCACATACTTAtacaaagtctggcacgtgggactgctgtgattagttgaagtcgcgggaaactccggttattggtaaAATTtgtggaaaagttgcggtgattggtcaaaattgcgagtcgcaccacattcacggtgattggttgaattcgcgtgaGTTGTTGTGATTGCGACATCACGAAATCCTGGACtgcatagtcctcataaatccaccagggAAAGCCGAAGGTAACGGACACCTGAACAATCTCGGAAATGAAATGTCGTTGATATTGACTAATAATTGACTTAAAAATCTAAAAACAGTTACAGTAGTAGGCTACACTGTTGTTTACGATGCTCATAATTTTGAAcagtaaatgtacagtttgtTACCTACAGTAGACAACCATGGTGTATTTAGCTTCATCGTTACTGAGGGGGTTGCTGATTTTACAGGAATATTCCCCACTGTCTGTTGATTTAAggctgttaaaagacagcactTTGTTCTTGTCATAAAGGTTCATGTTTCCAGCCAGAGTCAGATCTGAGCCATCCTTCATCCACTTTCTGGTAAAGACAGAGCCAGCAGCATCACAGGTTAAGTTGACAGAGATCCCCTCAATCATCAGGTTTGTTGTTGGTGTGACAAAAGCACCTGATATCATCTCTGTTGGGCAAACTAACTGAAAGTTGACTacttaaaacaatacaaaaagaaCTTAAGAACAGTTAATCATTGTAAAGGGCAAACATAACTACTGTTTCCTgaataatgtatacaaaaattGTCTGACTGTCCACActgttattttaacatttgtGGTGTTGAATAACCTATACCTCAGAAATATCATCTACATGAGAGGAACATAACAGCTACATAATATTGAGTTCTTATTCAGTGTTTCAGTTCACACACTGGAAACATAGAAGAAAACTGTTTCATTGAAACCACAAAATTCTTTAACTATTGACTCATGACCTTTGTTATGTAATGTGATTTCCAATTGATCAAATGTAATTGTTTCAAAGTTTTGACCCCAAGTCTTAATATAGCATGACttctgtaaacacaacattgacacaATCACTGTTTAAGCAAACATTAATGTTACACACAGAGGACATACAGAGCAACATTTAGAGTTTCTGTATACCTGGTAAGTGTAAGTCTAACATTCACTGTCCTTTTAGCTTTTatgtctccaccaactcctaatGGAAAAATCCATCTCTTCAGCTGCTAAATGTTGCACTTTcctcaccagctagttgctaactcggtctgtctgtcattTTGCACTGGGCAGGTACaatagtgtacagtgggttttgcTGACAACAACTGCCTGCTACCAAAAACAATGCTATAAGACTGAACCCAACTGTCTCTTTTTATATAGTCATTTAATATTAAGACGCACTGATTTGAATACACACTTTGCCAATACAGATTACGCAGATGGTCAGTTAAGTGCCATCTGTCGGACTCATCTCATTAAACTATATCCACCAAACTTCTTAATTCAAACTTACCCAGTACAGAGACAGCTGAAGGCTGAGATGTTTCATATCTCAGAGTTTTGTCATTAAAGGCCTGACAGCTGTGGTTCCCACTCTGACTCATCTGAATGTTCATCAGTCTGAGCTCTGGTCCAGTATCAGACAGCAGGTCTCCATTCAGAAACCAGTGAAACAGGGCAGCAGGTTTGGAGACAGCTGAGCACATCAAGGTGACGTTTGAACCTCTGCCATAATATTCTTGTGATGGAGATATTGTCAAATTAATATTTTCTGGGCCATCTATGGTATGCATATGGGGAGTAAAACAAACGGAGAAAAATCACCAAAAAGTAATATTAGCAGCTTGAAGAAAGTGCTATGTGACATGTAGCTTCCCTTAGTGTGAAGCATCGTTATATCTTCAACTTTGAAGCATCCATTTAGTGCAGCATAAAGAGTATGCACATATACTGTAAGTGAATAACTCACAGTTGATGGAGAGGTTTACTGGATCACTGGTGCCATTACTGACAGGATTAAACACACAACACCTGAATGGTCCCTGGTCATAGCGGGTCACGTTAACTATAGTGAGAGTGGAGCCTCCATCAGTGAGCTGAACTCTGTCACTGGCTGTAACCTCAGAGCTGCTGTTCAgccagaggaaagagagagaggatccagaggaggagcaggacagacggacagagctGTTGAACTCCACCAAGTCTGTGGTGTTTACAGTTACCAAAACATTGGCAACACGCGCTGTGGGTGGAAAACACAGTGGTTTTATACTGGCCACCTTTCTTGCCTAAGAAAGGGAAAATTGTTCAGCAGAGGGGAGAAATGTCGAGAGTGGGAATGCTACTATGTTAATGATACTATGAGTAATCGTGGCTTTAAACAAAGGTTGCTATGCAAGTTAGACATATTCATGTAGTCCAGAGAATGTTAATTTATCCGTGATCCTGccgttattgtttttttaaagtttacatTTATATTGATGGTCTTTCATCTTAACATTTTACAACGGCAAGGCATAGAGTATCAGTCATGACTGTCACCAGATTACTCGGCATGTTTTattatatcttatcttatccgTTGCCTAGTGCTTGGTGCAATATTTAACTAGTGTTGGCTGACCTTGCTAGTTAATCTTGCCCAATTAGCCAGAACCACACTGACCATAGAAATACAAGAGTTGAACTCTTTGTTAGCCTATAAATCAGACTGAACAGCTCTGATTGGACAAATTGGAGATGTGAAAGGTGATATAGTCTGTGACCAGACTAGATTACTGTAAAGCTATTGCAGTTATAACAAATAATGTGTATTTACATGGTGAATGTAATGTGATTatctttaatgtgtgtgtgtgtgtgtgtgtgtgtgtgtgtgtgtgtgtgtgttagttgtaTCTGCTTGCTACAGATGTTGCTGTGCTACTGGCATCTCCAGGAAGTGATTTTTCTGACCTCAGATATTTTTCAATCTGAGCCTCAGTTGTCTCTGTACAAACTTCAAATTTCAGACACTTCTTAATGCAAACGTATGAAGAGTAAGTATTGTTTCATGTTCCACAATTGTTTAGCACacctttttatattttagaAAGATTTTGTATGATACTATCTTAGGTACTTCCCATCTTTTCTATCCATATTTATTGATGCAAAACCTTTCATTCAAACTTACCCAGTACAGAGACAGCTGCAGGCTGAGATGTTTCAGATCTCAGAGTTTTGCTGTTAAAGGCCTGACAGCTGTAGTTCCCACTCTGACTCATCTGAATGTTCATCAGTCTGAGCTCTGGTCCAGTATCAGACAGCAGGTCTCCATTCAGAAACCAGTGAAACAGGGCAGCAGGTCTGGAGACAGCTGAGCAGGACAGGGTGATGTCTGACCCTTCCACATGGTATTCTTGTGATGGAGATATTGTCAAATTAATATCTTCTGGGCCATCTGAATGTGGGGGGAAAAACAGCAACAAGTTAGTATGCACAACTGCATTATCACACATCAagtcatcagaaaaaaaacctCTGTATGATGTAATGTAACAGAACAGCCCAGCAATAAACACTTTCTAAATTAAACTGACTTGATAATAATTAAGTCCACACTGTGCTGTAGTTTGCAGTGATATTGTACTGCATTATGTTAGgttgaaaaatgtgtttctaaTCATTTGTAAAACCCATGGaggaacaaaaagacaaacaaaccagGCAATTACACTTCTCACTAATCCGACAATAATCTaaactctctgtctctgttcgCATTCAGATGTTGTCAGATAAAGAGCTGAGCATGTAGGTTAGTAACTCACAGCTGATGGAGAGGGTTATTGGATCACTGGTGCCATTACTGACAGGATTGGACACACGACACCTGAATGGTCCCTGGTCGTAGCGAGTCACCTTAACTATAGTGAGAATGGAGCCTCCATCAGTGAGCTGAACTCTGTCACTGGCTGTAACCTCAGAGCTGCTGTTCAgccagaggaaagagagagaggatccagaggaggagcaggacagacggacagagctGTTGAACTCCACCAAGTCTGTGCTGCTGGCAGTTGCTGTTACATTGGAGACTGGCTCTGTGAATGAAAAGGAAAATGGTTTCCAATTTGCCCCAAACTAAGAAAGGTATAATAGAAGGAAACACTGCAGTGGCTGGGAATAAATCTCATGTTTATAATGAGATGTTGAGTATTCATGGCTGCACATTGAACACTTCTGCCACTACAAAAAAGCGTCTAATGACAACAATATTAAAACTATAAAGGTTATAAAATGCTTCTCACAAAAGAGGGAAATTTCATCTTTGTTGATATTATGTATCTAACTAGCACTGTTTCAGGCTGTACTTTTTGTGGTTGCTCTgtagaatacattttaaatataatgtCCAATTTAACACCATCAGAAAGTATAACCATAAAACTCAATGTCTCTGATACTGTCTCAACAAAAGCTAAATATGTACAGACTGTACAGGTGCACCCAAAAACTGAACTCAGTGTATCctttatatgttttttaaacatattgttgATAGCAGGGCTTACAGTTACACAACTTAAAATAGAACTCTTGCTTATCGTCATCAGTGGCCAAGTAAAATTACCAAAGCCTTTATTATAATGCAGATATTGGAAGACTTTAAATGTCATTATCAGTGAGAAACCATCCCATCATGTACACAGTGAAGTAATTTGAGCCTGAAAGTTTATTCTTCACCTGGAAAAAcagtagtttgacaaaaaaaagaaatattcacTTATGGTCCACTTACTTTTAACCACAATTCAgagttttttaaatatttattttgtcttagtatTGTGTAATTATAATGTTATGTAATACAAATCTGAATTCTGGTCTCAGtataaatctgatttgaaaccACTGAACACagttattttgctttttttttttttttctttgcctaATCTTTACTCAGCACTGAAAGAGATGTCAAACATTTGCTCACCAAGTACGTTCAGTGTTGTGCTCCCTCCCTTCACTGGTTCTCCAAATGGAACGATGCTCACACTGTATTCTCCACTGTCATTAAGAGCCAGATTCCTGAGCTCCAGAGATCCAGTAGACATGAAGAGGGTGATCCTGCCTTCATACTCTGGTCCAGTTTTGTTTACACCACTGGAAGTGATTATATTTTTAGTACCAAATGTCCAGACCACTGATAGAAATGGTTTGTCTGATGGAGTCAGTGTTGTAGTAAACATCACTGTTGCTCCCACAGCTGCGTTTAGAGGACCGTCTGGCAACACACCAGCTCCTTTGGTTAAACCTGGAGGAGAGAGTTTAAATCTTAATTTTAAATCATATTTCAGCTCAAGGTCAGgttcacaaaacataaaactgcAGTAGACAAAACAATTACCTGTTCTCTCTAGTATGCACAGAGAAGCATCataactaggggtgtaacggttcACAAAATTCACGGTTCTGTTCAATACGAGTCAGTGGTGTCATGGTTTGGTACGTTTTCGATacagcaaaaagaaagaaatgccaGAGAAATTGACATGATTTGTacaattgttttatttattaaaactaaCATAAAGTATGATCTTTTATACTTTGAACAATGACAGAGCTATATTTGACCCATCTCCTGGGGTGTCTTCTTAGCagcatataaaacaaaaacagccccTTATAAAAATATACATGTTACAGTCAGGTAGCTTTGTGTAGCCATTGACGTCCAGTCGTCTGCTGTCAGAGTAACAGCTGGTGCTTTGGACAATTGGTTCTCTATTTgggcttttgttttttgtacaaaGCAGGAAATACGGTCTGGCTGAAATGGGCTCGTGAAGAATTAGTGTAACGGAGCTTAATTACTTTAACCATGTTCATAAAACCTGCGTTTTCCACTACAGAGTAGGGTCTCATATCCACGGCTATAAATGTACCAATCGCCGCAGTGATGTCTATTGTCCTGTTTGAATCAGTTGGAAATTGCTGCGGGGATAGTTTGTAGCGTGTGTGTTGCTTCTTGTTTTCGTCTAGTTCCAGTTATTGACACACTGAGGTGATGTCGGCGTAAATGAGTTGACATGTTTGTAGTATTCCCACTGGTGTAGCCTATTCTCGGGTAGCAGATTCGACATACCGTTATTTttttatccaccactctcttgCCATCACCCTCATAACTTACAGGGAAAGCAAAGTGGCTCCAAACGCCAGACCTGTTGGTTATTGGAGGATCTTCTAATTCTGGTCTGGTAATAGTCACATTAAAGTTACTAGCCATAATGCAACGAGCTAGTTCAGTGTAGCATGTCTGACTGGAGTAGAGTGTTATTCTTTGGGAGTGGGAGGGGCAGACAGCACGTTGCCTGTTACGTCGTTTGGGCTTCCTTGTTGAGTGCAGCGGCACTGAGAACATTATATTTCACACAATttaagctcttttttttctaaatgaaaTAGGATTAGTTCAACGAATCGTTCGGTTTGTAATGCGTACCTAATCGAAAGCCTCGTACCGAACGGTTCAATATGAATAcatgtatcgttacacccctaatcaTAACTCTGTCACGGGGGAGGCGAAGCTTGGACCCAAAAGCAGAGAAGACGGAGCACTGTAGCGTTCAAAGATTTAATTAAGCAAAAGGTACAACAAAAAGTGTTATGAAGAAACGGGCAAAATATGTTTCCAAAATAATGAGGAGTACAAATGACCAGGAACACGGAAACAAACAGGAACACCGACAAACATACCAGACCAGACAAGAGAAGCACAGAACAgaacaatgatccgacaagagacaaagaaagcacagagactaaatacacaggataATGAGgttaacaagggacaggtgacacaagggatCAGGAACAGGTaaaacacattagggctgggcagacaatcacaaaggcagGAAACGTTTATccgtgttttttgcccccaacggctccttccaggcagcgctgcctggaaggcactaggattaggcactggtcatggttagggttaaggttagggttatgtgccttggaggcagcggtcgcagcgctgcctggaaggagcagttgggggtaGGAAAcgcaaggcaggaagtaaaactagaaaAGACTAGGGAGAAAACAgaatactacaaaataaaacaggaaacactacACACTCACAAACGTGACAAACTCTTTTCATAGCTCAGTTGTagctttatagttttttttaaagcaaaaaccTCTGAATAAAGTTACTGTAAGGTGATTGTTAAATTGCTAACCAGCTAAATTAGCTGACATGTTTACACAGCAGGTTGTCAGAAAAGCCATTAAGTGTCTTCTTCAACCCCTAATGTGAGGAAATGTATTTCTTCCCACTGAAAATTAAACAATCCAACAGTGTAAGAAACATAGATAAATAAACAACATCATAGATTTCATATCTAAAACAATTATATGGGGGAACTGCTTCCTAGTGGAGAGAGAACTCACTTGAAATTACTTCcctttataaatatattatttactAGTAAATCATTTTTTTGAAGACTGGTGACTTTTCCTATAATGTATAATCCTGTAatatatgtatacagtatagcGGCTGTGCTTcttctgtgtgtattttctgATACCTGTTCTTATAGTACTCATACTGTGAAACAGTGTGTGCTGCAACAACATTTGATGTGCGATGGAAGTACTGGGCTCCACTTGTCGGAGTTCGGAAAAGACTTCATTTGATGATGACAGTAGTAGAAATTATTTAGACTTATCAAACAAAATTCCATGATACAGAAAGGTCTGAGAGCAGAATGCAGTGTTACGCTACACTAAATGTATTGCATTCTGTTGTAAATGGCATTTTTTCGGTGCTGCATTGTGGTTTAGATATTTTTGTTAAGTGGCTTCATTTGATATTGGTATTTCACAAGTTGCCAGCTAACAGGGATATATTCATCCACAGAATCTGCATACTGAACTATTGTGTAAATGCATTGATATTACTACCGCTGAGAAGCTCCTATTGTACCATCCTATGTCAACAAAATTGTACAAACCATTTATAGTTATCTCCCAACTCTTTCTGACACTGTTAAGCATCAATAATTAATGGCTACATTTTGATAAATAAGTGAATAAATCCTTTTATCGGCTGTATCTAGTGGTAAGAGCTCACCTGAGATCACTCCCAGCAGGATGAAGTGTATCACAGCTATTTCCATTGTATCTGCAGTATCAGAGGAGGAAAAGAGTGATCACACTCCTTCACTTTGCCTTTGCTAATTTCAAAATAACGTATGCTGATATCAATATATGAAAGTAGAACAAGGAAGTACTGTGCAGTGGGGGTTGTCCCATCCTCATACCTCTGAAAGGTTCACTTACCCACTGCTTTTCACCATGTTAATCATTAACAATGTACGCAACAAGCAACTTTGGGAAATATTAGTAATGAATTAAAAGCTGACTTCTTGTGAAGGAGTTCTGTTTGTATTATGCTCAAACAGCAACAACTATCACAGTTTGAGTCTTACCTGCATTATACAGTTTCTAATAGTTAGATAACGTTAATTAACTCGTTAACTAATCCTCGTTTTTCTGGCTAATGTTAGACAGTTTACACGGTAACATCAGATACATATACATTACAGTGTTACTGCTTTTCATAAAAGTTGGATTATGTACAGGCTTTAGAAGTCACACCAATTGTATATTTGGCAATGTACATTTGCTTCTATTTTCTAATTGCAATGTTTCACTTCTTTGAATTACTTCCCTGTTGGCTCGAGGCCTTTCAGGGAGGTATGCTGACAGAGAAAGCACCATAtcattttataacattttactGACATTTACTGTACCGTAAACTTGTCCTGAATTATTCTGATGATCACTTGTGGGAAAAGATTGAGATATTTTTTACAAGCCAGAGTCTGCATGCCTGTTGGACAGACTTCAAAACTTAAAGTAAGGCATTTATTGTACCTGTAGATATCCATCAAATAATCACTTAGGCAGACTCCTTTTTTGTAGGCTATCAACTATTGTTTATGTTTCAAGTGAAGCTGGAGACAAATATCTTGGTATTGGTTAGTTTTTTTAGTCATGGTAGAGTTTGGGATTATCTTGGCTGCAGACCTTCTCTTTGTGTGATAATAAAGTTTAACTTTGTTATCATGGAattaaattaacaaaacatgtaTATCTCTGTTGATCTTTCAGCTGTTCCTGGTGCACCAACTGATAACATAAATAAATCTTTCCACCAATGCAAGGTCATTACTTCACCGTTGTACTGACAAGCTCAAGGTGTATTAATGGCAGTCTTGACAGATACCATTGAAAGGTAAATTAAATATAGTTAAATAAatcatatttttcattttgtaaaatgctaaaataaatatgaaaatgaatCCATAACTGACGAGCTGTAACCTCAACTGGAATCACACAGTATACACGTGGAGTCAAATCTGACACCTCACCAGGGTCAAACATTATGTTCAAGCAAAACAACTGAATCACATACAGAGAATATTTCCCCTCAGATATCTGCACTTTGCATAGACTGTTGCACTGTACAAACAGAAAGCTATAATATGTGGTGAATGCAAGCTAATAGGCCAGCACTGTGCCGTCTGACCTCAGTAATGGCAATACCTGGTTGTTTATTAACCACTGCTAAAGTGCTTTGACGTAAATTAGTCCTCTTGCAACTCAGGAAATAAGAACACAAAGCATTTTGAATAATGTATTTGTGAAAGACCCTGAGAGCaagattatatatatttttatatttatgtgtgtgtgtgtgtgtgtgtagcgcaAGAAGAGATTCTCCTCTGCATTTTATTAATTGCAGCActaaacaaggaagtaggctactctagtatcgatttatgaccattataggacaaagtgtgttaaatgtttaatatcATAAAGTTAGGTTTTGCTATTCGCTTCCTGACTCATTTTAACAAAGAAAGAGAGTGGTCTGTGTGAGACAGCGCTACAGTGAACTGCACGCTGCGGACACGTGTGTGTctcgaccatagactgtatatattagtataataatatacagtctatggtctcgagagagagagagagagagagagagagagagagagagagagagaactaaCGTTCTAACGCTGGGTTTTACAGGCAGCTTATTTCTTTGGCTCTCGCTCTGCAAAAGTAAACTCCGAGAACAAGCGAGGGGGTCTTACATGCTAATTTCAAGGCTGCCTCGTCATGTTTAATCTCacgagatctcgtcacacctctgTGGGGAGGATTTAACAACAtgggcagccaagatgacattatttactgccgttagcatgtagctactatagttagcagtgAAAACTAAAAGAATATAGCAGCAGTTTCTACAGTCAAcaatcgcagataaaggcttttaaacaaATACTACAAAACCGGAAATGTTTCAGGtgtaatttaacaacattggcatccaagatgacatattttactgcTGTTAGCTTGTAGCTACATGCAACAATGTTAACACCACAGACccagtcctgcctacctggagcagatgaccaatcatagaaggccggTTAAGTGTTGCCTAACACTCActcgagagtagaaaaaactgttgaaaccgaaACGTTCATAACCGTtggaaatgtgaacattttagctcacagggatttggctaacatacagtatgtttacctcattattttaaGTTTTGGCCTCGTTTTAACATGGAAATCCGacataacattgtagatatgacagaaaataagaaaaagcataatatgtcctCTTGGGTAATAATAATAGTCCAAAATGAAgttaaattgcatgttttttcttgagggaggacaCCTAAACCCCCCCGTCAAATACGTGCACTTAagtcttccttggcccatgtcAAATATCGGGCCAGTAATTTACCAGAATCGGTCCAGTAATTTCTTTCCATaaacctgctgacagacaaacaaaccaacaaaccaacaaacacacTGTCAAACCGAACCAAAACATAACCTTCTTGGTGGAGGTAAAAGAGTGATTTCATTGCTTTAATTATATAAACAccaaaattaaatttaaaaaacacattcaccACTGTTTAGTAATAGCtgcacaataaatgtttttaacttTCTAGGTGCAAAAGGACACAGTGTGTGTCAAACTGTTAGAGAATTATCATCAAACTCTGCAGCCCTATGGAGCTCTTTATTCTATTTAGCTCTTAATTTTAGGTTTGAAGAAATGTCACTATAAACCAgcggttctcaaccttttttgtgCCAGCGCCCCCCTATCCATTATCCAGGTCCCTAACGCCCCCCATCAAATATTATGTAGGCTAATTGCCCTGAATATTAATGATTACGCCCTAATATAGGCCTATTATTGTTACTATTGTTatcaaaaataatcaaaaaatcaAATCATTGAATGACTAACAACACATGTATTAGTTTCCCAGGTATCAAAAAAGCCATGtgaatataaattatatatatttataggtttttaaaaaaatgcaaccattttacattacaattaaataacagcagccaatcagaacgaCTAGATATGTAACATTCAAACTATAATTAGGTATTATCAAAAGACCTGCTGCATGTCCCTGGTGTGAACCTCAGCACCTTTATAAGATGACTATAATTTGAATGTCCTTTTTTGTTTGTGAAGTGACCTTGGGTGTCATGAAAGGcgctttaaataaaatatattattatcattattattattattacaaacactaacagtagccaatcagaaacagctagcaatttaacattcaaatctatttttcatccatccatccatccatcttcttctgcttatccggtgtcgggtcgcgggggtagcagctccagcaggggaccccacacttccctttcccgagccacattaaccagctccaactgggggatcccgaggcgttcccaggccaggttggagatataatccctccacctagtcctgggtcttccccgaggcctcctcccagctggacgtgcctggaacacctccctagggaggcgcccagggggcatccttaccagatgcccgaaccacctcaactggctcctttcgacgcgaaggagcagcggctctactccgagctcctcacggatgactgagcttctcaccctatctctaagggagacgccagccaccctcctgaggaaacccatttcggccgcttgtaccctggatcttgttctttcggtcatgacccaaccttcatga
It includes:
- the LOC116049785 gene encoding carcinoembryonic antigen-related cell adhesion molecule 5-like, whose product is MEIAVIHFILLGVISGLTKGAGVLPDGPLNAAVGATVMFTTTLTPSDKPFLSVVWTFGTKNIITSSGVNKTGPEYEGRITLFMSTGSLELRNLALNDSGEYSVSIVPFGEPVKGGSTTLNVLEPVSNVTATASSTDLVEFNSSVRLSCSSSGSSLSFLWLNSSSEVTASDRVQLTDGGSILTIVKVTRYDQGPFRCRVSNPVSNGTSDPITLSISYGPEDINLTISPSQEYHVEGSDITLSCSAVSRPAALFHWFLNGDLLSDTGPELRLMNIQMSQSGNYSCQAFNSKTLRSETSQPAAVSVLARVANVLVTVNTTDLVEFNSSVRLSCSSSGSSLSFLWLNSSSEVTASDRVQLTDGGSTLTIVNVTRYDQGPFRCCVFNPVSNGTSDPVNLSINYGPENINLTISPSQEYYGRGSNVTLMCSAVSKPAALFHWFLNGDLLSDTGPELRLMNIQMSQSGNHSCQAFNDKTLRYETSQPSAVSVLEMISGAFVTPTTNLMIEGISVNLTCDAAGSVFTRKWMKDGSDLTLAGNMNLYDKNKVLSFNSLKSTDSGEYSCKISNPLSNDEAKYTMVVYYGPEHVKITGPSEIHVGESFTLTCSADSTPSATYTWKLNGTEIHNSAEFTKDNTKLSDSGSYTCQVMNSITERTSTAVHGLSVTGTEMVLIADFVDTV